A genome region from Bacillaceae bacterium IKA-2 includes the following:
- the gerD gene encoding spore germination lipoprotein GerD — MKSFVKLLLLLSVTLTVSCAATEDQGSQPDYESTKKMMVDMLKTDEGKKSIQEVLSDEEVKQEIIMEQALVKETIQQVLTSEKGKEFWEELMQDPEFAKVFAESLQEEIEKVMKNLMKDPEYQAMMMDILQDPEMEKSALDLMKSKAYRQQVMLIMADAFESPYFKAQVNDILGKVASEQMKKEEESKKEEEENDKEE; from the coding sequence TTGAAAAGCTTTGTTAAGCTCCTCTTATTATTATCGGTAACTTTAACGGTTAGTTGTGCAGCAACTGAGGATCAAGGAAGTCAACCTGATTATGAAAGCACCAAAAAAATGATGGTTGATATGCTAAAGACAGATGAAGGAAAAAAATCTATTCAAGAAGTATTAAGTGATGAAGAGGTTAAACAAGAAATCATCATGGAACAAGCTCTCGTAAAGGAAACGATCCAACAAGTGTTAACCTCTGAAAAAGGGAAAGAGTTTTGGGAAGAATTAATGCAAGACCCTGAGTTCGCAAAAGTTTTTGCAGAAAGTTTGCAAGAAGAAATAGAGAAGGTAATGAAAAATCTCATGAAGGACCCTGAATATCAAGCAATGATGATGGATATTTTACAAGATCCAGAAATGGAAAAATCAGCTTTAGATCTAATGAAAAGCAAGGCATACCGCCAACAAGTAATGCTCATCATGGCAGACGCTTTTGAAAGTCCTTACTTTAAAGCTCAAGTTAATGATATTTTGGGTAAAGTTGCTAGTGAACAAATGAAAAAAGAAGAAGAAAGTAAAAAAGAAGAGGAAGAAAACGATAAAGAAGAATAA
- the sigW gene encoding RNA polymerase sigma factor SigW yields MDTIIRRIIQDVKKGDQQAFAELVELYKDKVYQISYRMVGNVHEAQDIAQEAFLRAYMNIETYDVDRKFSTWLFRIVTNLSIDRLRKKKPDYYLDQEVDGTIGLTLSSQIAATDELPEDQVITYELQDWIQGEILNLPSKYRSAIILKYIEDLSLKEISDVLDLPIATVKTRIHRGREALRKRLSNV; encoded by the coding sequence ATGGATACAATTATAAGGAGAATCATTCAAGACGTAAAAAAAGGCGATCAGCAAGCTTTTGCGGAATTAGTTGAACTTTATAAAGATAAAGTTTATCAAATTTCCTACCGTATGGTAGGGAACGTTCACGAAGCCCAAGATATTGCCCAAGAAGCCTTTTTACGTGCTTATATGAATATCGAAACTTATGATGTAGATCGAAAATTCTCAACATGGTTGTTTCGTATTGTTACGAACCTTTCGATTGACCGTTTAAGAAAGAAAAAGCCCGATTATTACTTGGATCAAGAAGTTGATGGGACAATTGGCTTAACATTGTCGTCGCAAATTGCAGCAACAGATGAACTCCCAGAGGATCAAGTAATTACCTATGAATTACAAGACTGGATTCAAGGGGAGATTTTAAACTTACCTTCAAAATATCGTTCTGCAATTATTTTAAAATATATAGAAGACTTATCTTTGAAGGAAATAAGTGATGTATTAGATCTCCCGATAGCTACAGTGAAAACAAGAATTCACAGAGGTAGGGAAGCGTTGAGAAAACGGTTAAGTAATGTATAG
- a CDS encoding CdaR family protein — protein sequence MDRLYNNPWFLKAIAFFVAVMLFAMVNNEQGNNQPGGLPMVTTGSYTLEEVPVNVYYSEDEYAITEITDFVQVNLRGPQNVITYMKIAPATYEVFIDLRNLEAGTHNVNVQHEGFPTELTVVNIVPQTVRVTIEEKQTVSFPIEIDFINKPDVSGDYIIGTPIVNPVNVEITAAKSVIEQVAFAKGFVDLKDVTETIEKSVAIKVYDQQGNEFDIDVNPTVVDVKIPVTGPNKDIPLKLERVGELPEGLSIRTIYTEPKDVTIYGPREIIDDIAFIEGVEIDLTEITENTILEVEVPIPEGVEEVSPAIVKIVIELDIVETVEFEEITVEIIGLSDRMDVSFVEPEEKIMNLTAKGSPSAMERLKKDDIKMYIDVNQLSIGEHTVPVQINGPQNITFKLDFEEVVVLISEL from the coding sequence ATGGATAGATTATACAATAACCCCTGGTTTCTAAAAGCTATTGCTTTCTTCGTTGCAGTCATGCTGTTTGCTATGGTTAATAACGAGCAAGGTAATAATCAACCTGGTGGCTTACCGATGGTTACAACTGGGTCTTACACATTAGAAGAAGTTCCTGTAAATGTTTATTATAGCGAAGATGAATATGCAATTACAGAAATAACTGACTTTGTTCAGGTTAATTTACGAGGTCCGCAAAATGTTATTACTTACATGAAAATAGCCCCAGCAACGTATGAAGTTTTTATAGATTTACGTAATTTAGAAGCAGGCACTCATAATGTAAATGTTCAACATGAGGGGTTTCCAACTGAATTAACAGTAGTGAATATTGTCCCGCAGACAGTTAGAGTAACCATTGAAGAAAAGCAAACAGTATCTTTTCCAATTGAAATTGATTTTATTAATAAACCAGATGTAAGCGGGGATTATATAATTGGGACTCCTATTGTAAACCCAGTAAACGTCGAGATTACTGCTGCAAAAAGTGTCATTGAACAAGTGGCATTTGCAAAAGGTTTCGTTGATCTTAAGGATGTGACAGAAACAATTGAGAAAAGTGTTGCGATTAAGGTCTACGACCAGCAAGGAAATGAATTTGATATCGATGTAAACCCGACTGTTGTTGATGTAAAAATCCCTGTTACGGGTCCAAATAAAGATATTCCTCTTAAGCTCGAACGTGTTGGGGAGTTGCCTGAAGGGTTAAGTATTCGGACAATATATACAGAGCCTAAGGATGTTACGATTTATGGACCGAGAGAAATCATAGATGATATTGCATTTATAGAAGGCGTTGAAATAGATTTAACGGAAATAACCGAAAATACAATATTGGAAGTGGAAGTTCCAATACCAGAAGGTGTAGAAGAGGTATCACCAGCTATTGTTAAAATAGTTATTGAATTGGATATCGTGGAAACGGTAGAATTTGAGGAAATAACTGTTGAAATTATTGGTTTATCTGATCGGATGGATGTAAGCTTTGTAGAACCAGAAGAGAAGATAATGAATCTAACTGCTAAAGGTTCACCTAGCGCAATGGAGCGGTTAAAAAAAGATGACATAAAAATGTATATTGATGTAAATCAGTTGTCAATTGGAGAACATACCGTGCCTGTTCAAATTAACGGTCCTCAAAATATTACGTTCAAATTAGATTTTGAGGAAGTAGTAGTGCTAATTTCAGAATTATAA
- a CDS encoding KinB-signaling pathway activation protein translates to MNSRKVVYLFFSTLLIGATSGAIVGLLLDFETYWSGLMSGEIIDFILVLVWLFGIAAMWTLISQMGFFAYLTVHRFALGIFKTAKTWNLIQVFIIAFVLQGLAYLRYVSFATEDQTLLAFTLIPILLLIYGIIIAYIKSKQTNFGAFIPGLFFIVVVSTLEWLPALRVNDPKWLWIYLTPLIVANTWQLLVLHRLISQKDTN, encoded by the coding sequence GTGAATTCAAGAAAAGTAGTTTATTTATTCTTTTCAACTTTGTTAATAGGTGCTACTAGTGGCGCAATAGTAGGTTTATTATTAGATTTTGAAACATATTGGTCAGGCTTAATGTCTGGAGAAATCATCGATTTTATACTGGTGTTAGTTTGGTTATTTGGTATTGCGGCAATGTGGACTTTAATAAGTCAAATGGGTTTCTTTGCATATTTAACGGTCCATCGTTTTGCATTAGGGATTTTTAAAACTGCAAAAACCTGGAACTTGATTCAAGTTTTTATTATTGCTTTTGTCCTTCAAGGTTTAGCGTATTTACGTTATGTATCCTTTGCTACGGAAGATCAAACTTTACTAGCATTTACGCTGATCCCAATTCTTTTGCTTATTTATGGGATCATAATCGCATACATTAAAAGTAAACAAACTAATTTTGGTGCTTTTATTCCAGGTTTATTTTTTATTGTTGTTGTGAGCACACTAGAATGGCTCCCTGCTTTAAGAGTGAATGACCCGAAATGGTTATGGATTTATCTTACCCCACTTATAGTCGCTAACACTTGGCAGCTTCTAGTATTGCACCGTCTTATTTCACAAAAAGACACCAACTAA
- the glmM gene encoding phosphoglucosamine mutase produces MGKYFGTDGVRGIANTELTPELAFKLGRFGGYVLTKSTEKPKVLIGRDTRISGHMLENALIAGLLSIGAEVMRLGVISTPGVSYLTKALSAHAGVMISASHNPVEDNGIKFFGPDGFKLLDDQEEEIEKLLDGETEDQLPRPVGANVGQLNVYFEGGQKYLQFLKQTVEEDFSGLHIALDCAHGAASALAPHLFADLEADISTIGTNPNGLNINDGVGSTHPEALAQLVLDKKADIGLAFDGDADRLIAIDEKGNIVDGDQIMYICANYLKEQGRLKHETIVSTVMSNLGFYKAIEKAGIEAKQTAVGDRYVVEEMRKGGYNLGGEQSGHIIFLDYNTTGDGMLSALQLVNIMKLTKKPLSELAAKMEIFPQKLVNIKVANKQALLTNQVISDEIIRVELEMAGNGRILVRPSGTEPLVRVMAEALTQELCDQYVEEIVNVVKRELGSL; encoded by the coding sequence ATGGGAAAATATTTTGGAACAGATGGTGTCAGGGGAATTGCTAATACAGAATTGACCCCAGAGCTAGCATTTAAACTTGGAAGATTTGGTGGTTATGTCTTAACAAAAAGTACTGAAAAACCAAAAGTATTAATTGGAAGAGACACACGGATTTCTGGGCATATGCTAGAAAACGCCTTAATTGCAGGGTTGCTTTCGATAGGCGCCGAAGTCATGCGTTTAGGTGTCATTTCAACTCCAGGCGTGTCGTATTTGACGAAGGCCCTTAGTGCCCATGCAGGTGTAATGATCTCAGCATCGCATAATCCGGTTGAAGATAATGGGATAAAATTTTTTGGTCCAGATGGTTTTAAATTATTGGACGATCAAGAGGAAGAAATAGAGAAGTTGTTAGATGGTGAGACAGAAGATCAACTACCTCGGCCAGTCGGTGCAAATGTTGGTCAGTTAAATGTTTATTTCGAGGGTGGACAAAAATATTTACAGTTTTTAAAGCAAACTGTTGAAGAAGACTTTTCAGGTCTGCATATTGCTCTTGATTGTGCTCACGGTGCAGCTTCGGCATTAGCACCACATTTATTTGCGGATTTAGAAGCAGATATTTCAACAATTGGCACGAATCCCAATGGTCTAAATATTAATGACGGTGTTGGTTCAACTCATCCCGAAGCATTAGCTCAGCTTGTTTTGGATAAAAAAGCTGACATTGGTCTAGCATTTGATGGCGATGCAGATCGCTTAATTGCCATAGATGAAAAAGGGAATATCGTTGATGGTGATCAAATAATGTATATTTGTGCTAACTATTTAAAAGAACAAGGAAGATTAAAACACGAGACGATAGTTTCAACGGTTATGAGTAATTTAGGTTTTTATAAAGCTATTGAAAAAGCTGGTATCGAAGCGAAGCAAACCGCTGTTGGTGACCGTTATGTCGTCGAAGAAATGAGAAAAGGTGGCTACAATTTAGGCGGAGAACAATCCGGTCATATTATTTTTCTTGACTACAATACGACAGGAGATGGCATGCTTTCAGCGTTACAACTAGTAAATATCATGAAATTAACGAAAAAACCTCTTTCTGAACTTGCTGCTAAAATGGAAATATTTCCGCAGAAGCTAGTCAACATAAAAGTGGCAAACAAACAAGCGCTATTAACGAATCAGGTTATTAGTGATGAAATCATTCGAGTAGAATTAGAGATGGCTGGTAATGGCAGAATTCTTGTCCGACCTTCTGGAACGGAACCACTAGTTCGTGTCATGGCAGAAGCTCTTACTCAAGAGCTTTGTGACCAGTATGTAGAAGAAATTGTTAATGTAGTTAAAAGAGAACTTGGCTCACTGTAA
- the cdaA gene encoding diadenylate cyclase CdaA, which produces MLPEDIQFFNLLIKAIDILLVTFVIYKLIIIIRGTRAVQLLKGITVILLVWFVSGYAGLHTLRWIMSQAVIYGLLAIIIIFQPELRRALEQLGRGKFLSRTSSIDDQEVEKSIEEIVKASIYMGKRRIGALISIERETGMNDYIETGIVVKGKLTSELLINIFIPNTPLHDGAVILRNSQIMAAGCYLPLSEDPFISKELGTRHRAALGISEVSDCITLAVSEETGNISVTKNGELRRDLDEEALKELLVQELVTDMKTNSTSLWQWGGKKNG; this is translated from the coding sequence ATGTTACCTGAGGACATTCAATTTTTTAATCTTTTAATAAAAGCCATAGATATATTACTAGTTACGTTCGTTATCTATAAATTAATCATCATTATTCGTGGTACAAGAGCAGTACAGTTACTTAAGGGGATAACGGTAATTCTCTTAGTATGGTTTGTGAGCGGGTATGCAGGATTACATACACTAAGGTGGATTATGTCTCAAGCGGTAATTTACGGGTTATTAGCAATTATCATTATTTTCCAACCTGAATTACGTCGGGCATTAGAACAGCTTGGTCGAGGGAAGTTTTTATCTAGAACAAGTTCGATCGATGATCAAGAAGTGGAAAAAAGTATCGAAGAAATCGTTAAAGCATCGATTTATATGGGGAAACGCCGTATCGGAGCGTTAATATCTATTGAACGCGAAACAGGAATGAATGATTATATTGAAACGGGGATTGTAGTTAAGGGAAAATTAACATCTGAGTTACTAATAAATATTTTTATTCCTAATACACCTCTCCATGATGGTGCTGTTATTTTAAGGAACAGTCAAATCATGGCAGCTGGTTGTTACTTACCACTTTCAGAAGATCCGTTTATATCAAAGGAGTTAGGTACGAGACACAGAGCAGCATTAGGTATTAGTGAGGTATCAGATTGTATAACTTTAGCTGTTTCAGAGGAAACGGGAAATATTTCTGTGACAAAAAACGGTGAACTGCGCCGAGATTTAGATGAAGAAGCGTTAAAAGAACTTTTAGTACAAGAACTTGTAACAGATATGAAAACCAACTCTACTTCGCTTTGGCAGTGGGGAGGTAAGAAGAATGGATAG
- the cwlD gene encoding N-acetylmuramoyl-L-alanine amidase CwlD: MGKFVKGGTFVAIIICLLFYIQYQFLTANSGSSWSLPLSGKIIIVDPGHGGIDGGAVSKLGLLEKDVSLNISLILRDYLQESGALVIMSREEDRDLADSSISGVRNRKVADLKRRVELVNEAGGDLFVSLHLNAIPSARWFGAQTFYNRTISENEKVAKFIQEEIRNNLENTTRFAKPIGNVYLLKHAKIPGALVEVGFLSNPTEAELLNTEAYQQKIAASIYQGILRYYTNEPAPLT, from the coding sequence ATGGGCAAGTTTGTGAAAGGTGGGACATTTGTAGCGATTATTATTTGTTTATTATTTTATATACAATATCAGTTTTTAACTGCAAATTCTGGTTCTTCGTGGTCACTTCCACTATCAGGTAAAATCATAATTGTTGACCCTGGGCATGGAGGTATTGATGGCGGTGCGGTGTCAAAACTAGGCCTTTTAGAAAAGGATGTATCTTTAAATATCAGTTTAATTCTTAGAGATTATTTACAGGAATCAGGAGCCCTAGTCATCATGTCTAGAGAAGAAGATCGTGACTTAGCTGACTCTTCAATCAGTGGAGTAAGAAATCGAAAAGTCGCCGATCTAAAAAGACGAGTCGAACTTGTTAATGAAGCGGGAGGCGACCTTTTTGTTTCCCTTCATCTTAATGCAATACCATCAGCACGTTGGTTTGGTGCCCAAACATTTTACAACCGAACCATATCTGAAAATGAAAAAGTTGCAAAATTTATTCAAGAGGAAATTAGAAATAATTTAGAAAATACTACAAGATTTGCAAAACCAATTGGAAATGTCTATTTACTAAAACATGCAAAGATACCAGGTGCTTTAGTAGAAGTCGGATTTTTGTCTAATCCAACAGAAGCTGAGCTGTTAAATACAGAAGCTTACCAGCAGAAAATAGCAGCATCAATATACCAAGGTATTTTGCGATACTACACAAATGAGCCAGCTCCCTTAACGTAG
- a CDS encoding Mrp/NBP35 family ATP-binding protein, which translates to MLTQEKILEALKTVNEPFINKSLVEIDGVREIKIKENFVSVKVAISKEASQEQLKLQQEIVAAIKNAGADSVGLRFEELTDEEMSKFGIEKKQAPKSLLDKGVKTKFIAVTSGKGGVGKSTVSVNLATSLVRLGKKVGILDADIYGFSVPDMMGIEEKPKIRGERIFPVTRLGVQVISMGFFVEDNSPIIWRGPMLGKMINNFFSQVEWDDLDYLILDLPPGTGDVALDIHQMLPSSKEIIVTTPHPTAAFVAARAGVMAIKTDHEILGVVENMAYYKSQLTGEKEFVFGQGGGERLAQELKTEILAQIPLGQPEIDEKDFAPSIYAQEHPIGEIYMKMAQKIIDKVEN; encoded by the coding sequence TTGCTTACACAAGAGAAAATATTAGAAGCTTTAAAGACAGTAAACGAACCGTTTATAAATAAAAGCCTGGTAGAAATTGATGGTGTTAGAGAAATAAAAATTAAAGAAAATTTTGTCAGTGTAAAAGTAGCGATTTCTAAAGAAGCTTCACAAGAGCAATTGAAATTGCAGCAAGAAATTGTTGCCGCTATTAAAAATGCAGGAGCAGATTCTGTAGGGTTGCGTTTTGAAGAGCTTACAGATGAAGAAATGAGTAAGTTTGGTATTGAGAAAAAACAAGCACCGAAATCGTTATTAGACAAAGGTGTTAAAACGAAATTTATTGCAGTAACCAGTGGTAAAGGTGGTGTTGGTAAATCGACTGTATCGGTTAATTTAGCGACTTCACTAGTTCGTTTAGGCAAAAAAGTTGGTATTCTTGATGCCGATATCTATGGGTTCAGTGTTCCAGACATGATGGGGATCGAAGAAAAACCAAAAATTAGAGGTGAACGGATTTTCCCAGTAACTCGATTGGGTGTACAAGTAATCTCAATGGGATTTTTTGTGGAAGATAACTCTCCAATCATCTGGAGAGGTCCGATGCTTGGAAAAATGATTAATAATTTCTTTAGCCAAGTTGAGTGGGATGATTTAGACTATTTAATATTAGATTTACCACCTGGAACCGGCGATGTAGCTTTAGATATTCACCAAATGCTTCCGAGCAGTAAAGAAATTATTGTTACAACGCCACACCCGACTGCCGCATTTGTAGCGGCTAGAGCTGGTGTCATGGCAATAAAAACGGATCATGAAATTTTAGGGGTAGTCGAAAACATGGCTTACTATAAAAGTCAGTTAACAGGCGAAAAAGAATTTGTATTCGGTCAAGGTGGTGGTGAGCGCCTTGCACAAGAATTGAAAACAGAAATTCTAGCGCAAATACCACTCGGACAACCTGAAATTGATGAAAAGGATTTTGCTCCTTCTATCTATGCTCAGGAACACCCGATTGGAGAAATCTATATGAAGATGGCACAGAAGATAATCGATAAGGTTGAGAATTAA
- the pdaB gene encoding polysaccharide deacetylase family sporulation protein PdaB produces the protein MNFIWIWNGRKIKQYMIIIIAAFFTAGILYVERSQVTVFSPTAAATAIYKAETEEKKLALTFNISWGEAKAVPILDILKEHEINNATFFLSASWAERHPDIVERINKDGHEIGSHGYRYEDYPQWDEDKIRKDIQRAHQVLYELTNKSAKLLRPPNGNFDKRVLKIAEAQKYKLIHWSVDSKDYSNPGADQIIRNVVDVVSNGDIVLFHASDRVKQTHTALPTIIKELKKQGYSFVSVSELIASTDAKSKEVN, from the coding sequence ATGAACTTTATTTGGATATGGAACGGTAGAAAAATAAAGCAATATATGATTATCATTATTGCTGCATTTTTTACAGCAGGGATTTTATATGTAGAAAGAAGTCAAGTAACCGTATTTTCACCAACCGCGGCAGCAACAGCTATTTATAAGGCAGAAACAGAAGAAAAGAAATTAGCGCTAACATTTAATATTAGCTGGGGAGAAGCAAAAGCAGTTCCGATTTTAGACATTTTAAAAGAACACGAGATCAATAACGCTACTTTCTTTTTATCAGCATCATGGGCTGAGAGGCATCCTGACATCGTTGAGAGAATTAATAAAGACGGCCACGAAATTGGAAGTCACGGCTATCGTTATGAAGACTATCCTCAATGGGATGAAGATAAAATCCGCAAAGATATACAACGAGCGCATCAAGTTCTTTACGAACTTACGAATAAATCAGCAAAGCTTCTTCGCCCACCTAACGGAAACTTTGACAAGAGAGTATTAAAAATTGCTGAAGCCCAAAAATATAAACTAATTCATTGGAGTGTCGATTCTAAAGATTACAGCAACCCCGGTGCGGACCAAATCATTCGAAATGTTGTAGATGTCGTTTCCAACGGGGACATTGTCTTATTTCACGCTTCTGACCGCGTAAAACAAACTCATACAGCGCTGCCTACTATTATTAAAGAATTAAAAAAGCAAGGTTATTCTTTTGTGTCTGTTTCTGAACTAATTGCAAGTACAGATGCAAAAAGCAAAGAAGTAAACTAA
- the glmS gene encoding glutamine--fructose-6-phosphate transaminase (isomerizing), which translates to MCGIVGYIGNVDAKEILLNGLEKLEYRGYDSAGIAIVNGKGVHLFKEKGRIAALRGIIDSNVKGTAGIGHTRWATHGPPNRVNAHPHQSTSHRFTIVHNGVIENYEELQEQYLQEVTLVSETDTEVIVQLLELSMNEGHTVEKAFRQTLSVLKGSYAIALIDETDSDKIYVGKNKSPLLVGLGEGVNVIASDAMAMLNITNKFLELMDKEMVIVSRDSVIIKNLADVTISREPFIAELDASDFEKGTYPHFMLKEIDEQPSVIRNIISKYQDENDELKVDQDIRAAVLAADRLYVIAAGTSYHAGLVGKQLLEKIAKKPVEVHIASEFLYNMPLLSEKPFFIFISQSGETADCRGVLVNIKEIGYQALTITNVPGSTLSRESDFTLHTHGGPEIAVASTKAYTAQMAVLSVLAVDTAKAQGFPITFQPIKELSIAASAIEAICDQKESLEIIARDYLAVSRNCFFIGRSADYFVCLEGALKLKEISYIQAEGFAGGELKHGTIALIEDGTPVIALATHKHVNLSIRGNVKEVAARGANPCIISMEGLNHKNDAFVIPAVHEYLTPIVSVIVFQLIAYYAALHRGCDVDKPRNLAKSVTVE; encoded by the coding sequence ATGTGCGGAATAGTTGGATATATCGGAAATGTAGATGCAAAAGAAATTTTGTTAAATGGATTAGAAAAGTTAGAATATAGAGGCTATGATTCAGCTGGAATTGCAATTGTTAACGGCAAGGGTGTTCACCTTTTTAAAGAAAAAGGTCGAATTGCAGCATTACGAGGTATTATCGATAGTAATGTAAAAGGTACTGCTGGAATCGGTCATACACGTTGGGCTACACACGGACCGCCAAATCGCGTTAACGCTCATCCACATCAAAGTACGTCTCATCGTTTTACAATTGTTCATAACGGTGTCATTGAAAACTATGAAGAATTACAAGAACAGTATTTACAAGAAGTTACACTAGTTAGTGAAACAGACACAGAAGTAATCGTTCAACTTTTAGAGCTTTCTATGAATGAGGGACATACGGTTGAAAAGGCCTTTAGGCAAACATTATCAGTTTTGAAAGGTTCGTATGCGATCGCTTTAATCGATGAAACAGACTCAGATAAAATTTATGTAGGAAAAAATAAAAGCCCGTTACTTGTTGGCCTTGGTGAAGGTGTTAATGTTATCGCAAGTGACGCGATGGCAATGCTGAATATTACGAATAAGTTTCTTGAACTAATGGATAAGGAAATGGTTATTGTAAGTCGTGACTCTGTTATTATTAAAAACCTAGCAGATGTGACTATTTCAAGAGAGCCTTTCATCGCTGAATTAGATGCAAGTGATTTTGAAAAAGGAACGTATCCTCACTTTATGCTGAAGGAAATTGATGAGCAACCATCAGTAATTCGTAATATTATCTCGAAGTATCAAGATGAAAATGATGAATTGAAGGTTGATCAAGATATCCGCGCGGCGGTGTTGGCGGCGGATCGTCTCTATGTGATTGCAGCGGGCACAAGTTATCATGCAGGTCTCGTCGGAAAACAGTTACTTGAAAAAATTGCAAAAAAACCAGTAGAAGTGCATATTGCCAGTGAATTTTTATATAATATGCCACTGTTATCAGAAAAACCGTTTTTTATTTTTATTTCACAAAGCGGAGAAACGGCAGATTGTCGAGGCGTATTGGTCAACATCAAAGAGATCGGTTACCAAGCGTTAACGATTACAAACGTTCCGGGTTCTACACTTTCACGGGAGTCAGACTTCACATTACACACGCATGGAGGACCAGAAATTGCTGTTGCTTCAACAAAAGCATACACAGCTCAAATGGCCGTACTTTCTGTTCTTGCAGTAGATACAGCCAAGGCGCAAGGATTTCCAATTACCTTTCAACCAATTAAAGAATTAAGTATCGCCGCTAGTGCTATTGAGGCTATATGCGATCAAAAAGAAAGTCTAGAAATAATTGCTCGTGACTATTTAGCAGTATCTAGAAACTGCTTCTTCATCGGTCGTTCAGCAGACTATTTTGTTTGCTTAGAAGGAGCGCTGAAGCTTAAAGAGATTTCATATATTCAAGCGGAAGGTTTTGCTGGAGGAGAATTAAAGCACGGTACAATCGCTTTAATTGAAGATGGCACACCAGTTATCGCGCTTGCCACTCATAAACATGTTAATTTAAGCATTCGCGGTAATGTAAAAGAAGTAGCAGCTAGGGGAGCAAATCCGTGCATTATCAGTATGGAAGGATTAAATCATAAAAATGATGCATTTGTTATTCCTGCCGTTCATGAATACCTTACACCAATCGTCTCTGTAATTGTCTTTCAGTTAATTGCCTATTACGCTGCTCTTCATCGCGGTTGTGACGTTGATAAACCAAGGAATTTAGCAAAAAGTGTTACAGTAGAATAG
- a CDS encoding anti-sigma factor, producing the protein MTCNKEIVSLIHRYLDEEITVIERKQLKEHLSECDKCRTHMNELKKSIAFVQSTSHIDAPINFTEVVMKRLPKQKRSVNTKRWMKNHPFFVAASVFIVLMATSMFSVWMDSSNELSVSGQANLIIDKERNIIVVPEGEIVEGNLMIRNGSLQVNGQVNGNVTIINGQNYMASAGKVAGNIEVIDKGLEWVWYNIKTFFSEVVNVIDEKKIE; encoded by the coding sequence ATGACGTGTAATAAAGAAATAGTCTCCTTAATTCATAGATATTTAGATGAAGAAATTACCGTAATTGAACGGAAGCAGTTAAAGGAACACCTAAGTGAGTGTGATAAATGTCGTACTCATATGAATGAATTAAAAAAATCAATAGCGTTTGTTCAAAGTACTTCTCATATAGATGCGCCAATAAATTTTACTGAAGTAGTGATGAAACGCTTACCGAAACAAAAACGTTCAGTAAACACAAAACGATGGATGAAAAATCATCCGTTCTTTGTTGCAGCCTCGGTTTTTATTGTACTGATGGCGACTAGTATGTTTTCAGTATGGATGGATAGTAGCAATGAATTGTCTGTTTCTGGTCAAGCAAATTTAATTATTGATAAAGAAAGAAATATTATTGTTGTCCCCGAAGGAGAAATTGTGGAAGGCAATCTTATGATAAGAAACGGGAGTCTCCAAGTAAATGGTCAAGTAAATGGCAATGTGACTATAATAAACGGTCAAAATTATATGGCTTCGGCAGGTAAAGTTGCGGGCAATATTGAAGTCATCGATAAAGGATTAGAATGGGTTTGGTATAATATAAAAACTTTTTTTTCTGAAGTAGTAAATGTTATTGATGAAAAGAAGATTGAATAA